A region from the Brassica napus cultivar Da-Ae chromosome C8, Da-Ae, whole genome shotgun sequence genome encodes:
- the LOC125591905 gene encoding 60S ribosomal protein L7a-1-like, whose amino-acid sequence MVKKRGKSSRAIKHQMSDVVPPCKQAKAHVQRLKVPPALNKLTKTLDKNQLLCARFSSSIGLKTGQPKNVRLLKKAQSEAEGKPLQSKKPIVLKYDFNHNKVVVIAHDVDPIELVVWLPALCRKMEVPYCIIKGKL is encoded by the exons atggtaaaaaagAGAGGAAAGTCCTCACGTGCGATTAAGCATCAGATGAGTGATGTTGTGCCACCGTGCAAACAGGCAAAAGCTCATGTGCAG AGGCTGAAGGTCCCACCTGCACTCAATAAGCTCACTAAGACCCTTGACAAGAAC CAACTTCTCTGTGCAAGATTCTCCTCAAGTATAGGCCTGAAGACTGGGCAGCCAAAGAATGTACGTCTTCTCAAGAAGGCTCAGTCTGAAGCCGAGGGAAAGCCTCTTCAGTCCAAGAAGCCAATTGTTTTGAAGTATGATTTTAACCAT AACAAGGTAGTTGTGATTGCTCATGATGTGGACCCAATTGAGTTGGTTGTCTGGTTGCCAGCATTGTGCAGGAAAATGGAAGTTCCTTACTGCATTATCAAAGGAAAATTATGA